The Neodiprion virginianus isolate iyNeoVirg1 chromosome 5, iyNeoVirg1.1, whole genome shotgun sequence genome contains a region encoding:
- the LOC124305633 gene encoding uncharacterized protein LOC124305633, translating to MYTWDAVGAPGAISQRLAKEGVVADRPGLRVKSVPLPDLCGVLRVNVRPRNLGSLAKVPGNHMSKVGEPLLAADWSQSGSQTSDPGRMCGGLPGQYFLIPDVRMDISIFDHPNKPKQGGGGEDREIRGRPIVRGISWPPVTANTGTDPVADTHAAKAPGKEGKGETTTTAPADKQPPQTLCQQGSKRKGSELTPPGVASSTDDEEPTLSRRPVSTRGGIPGAVESGAGEARDAPSANESEGQQQQQQKKSTGTRPKDKKRRVVLNNKGAYAAGGSDTDDSASEEVTHSQRPGMAKPPPTATKARGKTTGTGTSSPEDTPAGIGPAEYRHMTAADLGAQIRDWIEEIDGIRVRCKSMNGRMSGEIKRRVGWAKNALLTLTGKAEMAAGPAELLEEKRRLEIQVQDGMREREKLQRKLEEYRVALGRAQTGAKTPVVDTYATVTRGTPPTTLSLDIQAAAVGTAVETSEGQPTATSTGASDLGLRFTDSELYLVPDEDRARSEELARQAAALRQVREEVNRISRMLSSTRDGGSPNLSLTATALGAARGRGAGPEPPSKASAVPNTAREITKPMVEAPGAADSPMETDDVAWVEVRRKGATANVKRKKKEERLTAGTPSGGANHSGSAAEARLRVPPSTQAQTGASKPPGVARKAPRTAAVAIKCRGESSRYAEILQFARSKIQLEELDIGGTRVRRAANGGVLIEIPGPENAKKADALAERLSNIIGERYGDAVQVTRPSTKGELRVQGLDDSVTTEELARTLAEQGGCGPQEIRVGPPRRMAGGLFSAWVQCPLRAATTVAAKGKFKIGWTIARVELLEARPRQCYRCWGFGHIGTSCNAPAARGRACFRCGSEGHQARSCTSAPKCVVCDTKGRNSAHRMGSGRCASGNLNHSRGAQDLLSQFALEEGVDVCLISEPHSIPGADSWLSSEDGLAAIFWRTEGDAPRCSLLERGRGYVAAKCGNLAIVSVYISPNVSMQAFEAFMDDLDRVVRSAGGGGRGVLVGGDFNARSPTWDPTGSNRRGELLERWAASCGISLHNDGCTATCVRAQGYSVVDLTWSTPNLTPMVQQWRVLTETETLSDHLYIVYEVRVPRRVRSVAGGGHARWNWRKFKTECFRESLETCLAWGPTGEDQTTSAGLAAWVERAMTQACDAAAPRARPKSCRRTTHWWNEDLTEQRRRCVAARRRLTRIRRAASGPHHDAEAEYRASKRRLRDGIKAAKAKAWEDLVGSVEADPWGLPYKLVLGRLRTATRGLTETLDSQTLGRLLTALFPRGEGSAPIGQEDRSWDEGWAVTTEEVQSAFKKGSGRNTAPGPDGVRGAAWAGVPEGMTTLIARMFTACLREGHVPRTWKRARLVLIPKGGTSGGPLPKVRPICLLGELGKAFERVLVSRLGDWMEENPRARLSDDQYGFRKGRSTIDALIRVREFVEGATRMGGCAVAVSLDIANAFNSLPWPVITNALATKGVPAYIRHVINNYLCHRYVEYVTEGGGVSSLEVTAGVPQGSVLGPLLWIMSFDQVLQVGAEPDTAVVCYADDTLVLSAAADPASAVALANVMVARVCRSITGLGLRISADKTEAVLFGRAGKGMVGHTPDVRVGSQRIPLAGSMKYLGVWLDSGLTFRVHFAAMEAKVGGITRALSRLMPNLRGPSEAKRRLYAGTLFAVILYGAPVWGDVAEGSRPIQRAMGKLQRKICTRVVAAYRTASMVSVTLLARTTPLHLVAGAYRRAYGWMREARAITGVYSAEEAKAVRARELLVARECWRRSLEGPDLPSGRLRAAIEGNWDEWHGRGHGGLTFRLTQVLTGHGCFADFLHRIGRAERPDCQHCGGAADTASHTVETCPAWAEDRAALREAIGGDLTLPGLVRAMSSSGEGWAAVARFAERVIAAKEIEERARQQQASQRGGNETR from the exons ATGTATACATGGGATGCGGTCGGGGCCCCTGGGGCGATTTCTCAGAGACTAGCCAAGGAAGGAGTAGTTGCCGACCGACCGGGGCTGCGGGTGAAGTCAGTACCTTTACCGGACCTCTGTGGCGTACTACGGGTAAACGTAAGGCCACGGAACCTCGGTTCCCTGGCGAAGGTCCCAGGAAACCACATGTCCAAAGTGGGAGAACCGCTCCTCGCAGCTGACTGGAGCCAATCTGGGAGTCAAACCTCGGATCCCGGGCGCATGTGTGGAGGATTACCCGGTCAGTATTTCCTCATACCCGACGTCCG AATGGATATCTCAATTTTTGATCACCCAAATAAACCCAAgcaaggaggaggaggagaggacAGGGAGATACGGGGACGCCCCATCGTTAGGGGAATTAGCTGGCCCCCAGTCACGGCAAATACGGGAACGGACCCAGTGGCTGATACACATGCGGCCAAGGCCCCTGGGAAggaggggaagggggagaCCACGACAACGGCACCTGCAGATAAGCAACCCCCGCAGACGCTGTGCCAACAGGGGAGCAAGAGGAAGGGGAGCGAGCTCACCCCACCAGGAGTCGCGAGTTCCACGGACGACGAGGAGCCGACCCTGTCGCGCAGGCCGGTAAGTACGCGGGGAGGCATACCGGGAGCCGTAGAAAGCGGGGCCGGAGAGGCGAGAGATGCGCCTTCGGCCAACGAGAGTGAAggacagcaacaacaacagcaaaaGAAAAGTACTGGTACGCGCCCTAAGGACAAAAAGCGGCGCGTTGTCCTCAACAACAAGGGAGCCTACGCCGCAGGGGGCTCGGACACAGACGACTCGGCATCCGAGGAAGTTACACACAGTCAACGTCCGGGGATGGCAAAACCCCCCCCTACCGCCACGAAGGCCAGGGGAAAGACCACCGGTACGGGGACGAGTTCCCCAGAAGACACGCCGGCGGGCATAGGTCCCGCCGAATACAGACATATGACCGCGGCAGATCTGGGAGCCCAGATCAGAGACTGGATTGAGGAAATCGATGGCATCAGGGTAAGATGCAAATCTATGAACGGTAGGATGAGCggggaaataaaaagaagagtGGGCTGGGCGAAAAACGCCTTGCTCACCCTTACCGGCAAAGCGGAAATGGCAGCCGGTCCCGCAGAGCTCCTGGAGGAGAAGAGGAGGTTGGAAATCCAGGTCCAGGATGGAatgagggagagagagaaactaCAGAGAAAGCTTGAGGAGTATCGGGTGGCCCTAGGGAGAGCCCAGACCGGGGCAAAAACCCCCGTCGTAGATACCTACGCGACGGTCACCAGGGGGACACCCCCAACAACGCTGTCGCTCGATATTCAGGCGGCAGCGGTGGGCACGGCAGTGGAAACCAGCGAGGGCCAGCCCACAGCGACGTCGACCGGCGCGTCAGATCTCGGACTCCGATTCACGGACTCCGAGCTTTACCTGGTCCCGGATGAGGACAGGGCCAGGAGTGAAGAGCTGGCCAGGCAAGCAGCGGCCCTCAGGCAAGTTCGAGAAGAGGTGAACCGGATCTCCCGCATGCTGAGCAGCACGAGAGACGGGGGAAGCCCAAACCTAAGCCTCACCGCGACTGCCCTGGGCGCCGCAAGAGGAAGAGGTGCAGGCCCCGAACCGCCCAGCAAAGCGTCTGCGGTGCCTAACACTGCCCGAGAAATCACCAAGCCCATGGTGGAAGCCCCAGGCGCGGCAGACTCCCCAATGGAGACAGACGACGTCGCTTGGGTCGAGGTGCGACGGAAAGGCGCGACGGCGAACgtaaagaggaagaagaaggaggagcgACTAACCGCAGGGACCCCCTCCGGAGGGGCAAACCATAGTGGGTCGGCAGCGGAGGCCAGACTAAGGGTCCCACCGTCGACACAGGCGCAGACAGGGGCGAGCAAACCGCCCGGAGTCGCGCGAAAGGCCCCGAGAACCGCGGCGGTTGCAATTAAGTGCAGAGGGGAGAGCTCCCGATATGCAGAAATCCTGCAATTCGCCCGTAGCAAAATACAACTAGAGGAGTTGGATATAGGAGGGACCAGGGTCCGGCGAGCAGCCAACGGTGGGGTACTCATTGAGATACCCGGACCCGAAAATGCAAAGAAGGCGGACGCCTTGGCGGAGCGGCTCTCCAACATAATCGGAGAGAGATATGGCGATGCGGTCCAGGTGACGCGACCGTCAACTAAGGGGGAGTTGAGAGTGCAAGGGCTGGACGATTCGGTTACAACTGAGGAGCTGGCCCGCACCCTAGCGGAGCAGGGAGGATGCGGCCCACAGGAGATACGTGTAGGCCCCCCTCGCAGAATGGCTGGCGGGCTCTTCAGCGCCTGGGTGCAATGCCCCCTAAGAGCAGCCACAACCGTAGCGGCAAAGGGGAAATTTAAAATAGGCTGGACCATAGCCAGAGTCGAGCTACTGGAGGCGCGGCCCCGGCAATGTTATAGGTGCTGGGGCTTTGGCCACATAGGCACCTCGTGCAACGCACCGGCAGCGCGCGGGCGCGCGTGCTTCAGATGCGGCAGCGAGGGGCACCAGGCGAGGAGCTGCACATCCGCCCCGAAATGTGTAGTGTGCGATACCAAGGGGAGGAACAGCGCCCACAGGATGGGGTCGGGACGCTGCGCGTCG GGCAACCTGAATCATAGCCGGGGGGCTCAGGACCTACTGAGCCAGTTCGCGCTGGAAGAGGGGGTGGATGTGTGTCTCATATCCGAGCCACACTCCATCCCGGGTGCAGACAGTTGGCTGAGCAGTGAGGATGGCCTTGCGGCCATATTTTGGAGGACGGAGGGTGATGCACCACGGTGCTCCCTACTGGAGAGGGGAAGGGGGTACGTAGCGGCTAAATGCGGAAATCTAGCAATTGTGTCTGTCTACATATCCCCCAACGTCTCCATGCAAGCCTTTGAGGCATTCATGGACGACCTGGATCGGGTGGTCCGGTCAGCTGGCGGTGGCGGTAGGGGAGTATTGGTGGGCGGCGATTTTAACGCCCGCTCGCCGACATGGGACCCAACGGGGAGCAACCGCAGGGGGGAGCTTCTGGAGAGATGGGCGGCGTCGTGCGGAATAAGCCTGCATAATGATGGGTGCACGGCAACATGTGTCAGGGCACAGGGCTATTCGGTTGTCGACCTGACGTGGTCGACGCCGAATTTGACGCCGATGGTACAGCAATGGCGGGTCCTTACGGAGACGGAGACGCTATCGGACCATCTCTACATAGTTTACGAGGTACGGGTCCCCCGGCGCGTAAGATCTGTGGCCGGGGGGGGACACGCACGATGGAACTGGCGTAAATTCAAAACAGAGTGCTTCCGGGAATCCCTAGAGACCTGTCTGGCATGGGGACCAACGGGAGAGGATCAGACCACATCGGCCGGCCTCGCCGCATGGGTGGAGAGAGCCATGACGCAGGCTTGCGACGCGGCTGCTCCCAGAGCCCGACCCAAGAGCTGCAGGAGGACCACACACTGGTGGAACGAGGACCTGACTGAACAGCGCAGGCGCTGCGTGGCAGCAAGAAGACGGCTTACCAGAATCAGGAGAGCGGCCAGCGGCCCCCACCATGATGCAGAGGCCGAGTACCGCGCCAGCAAACGGAGGCTGCGGGATGGCATCAAGGCTGCGAAGGCCAAAGCCTGGGAAGACCTCGTGGGTTCCGTGGAAGCGGACCCATGGGGCCTACCATACAAACTAGTGCTGGGCAGGCTTCGCACCGCCACGAGGGGGCTGACAGAAACTCTCGACAGCCAAACCCTGGGGAGACTCCTTACGGCGTTATTCCCAAGAGGAGAGGGCAGCGCACCGATAGGCCAGGAAGACCGGAGCTGGGATGAGGGTTGGGCGGTCACGACCGAAGAAGTTCAGTCCGCGTTTAAGAAGGGGAGCGGGCGAAACACCGCCCCGGGACCAGACGGCGTCAGAGGAGCCGCGTGGGCGGGAGTCCCCGAGGGGATGACCACCCTGATTGCCAGGATGTTTACGGCGTGCCTACGGGAGGGGCACGTCCCGCGAACTTGGAAGAGGGCCCGCCTAGTGCTCATCCCCAAAGGAGGCACGTCCGGCGGACCTCTTCCTAAGGTCAGACCTATATGCCTTCTGGGCGAACTGGGGAAGGCGTTTGAAAGGGTACTGGTTTCCCGATTGGGGGACTGGATGGAGGAGAACCCCCGGGCACGGCTGTCAGACGACCAGTACGGTTTTCGGAAAGGACGGTCAACGATCGACGCGCTCATTAGAGTGCGGGAGTTCGTCGAGGGCGCCACAAGGATGGGAGGCTGTGCGGTGGCTGTATCTCTTGATATAGCCAACGCGTTCAACAGCCTCCCATGGCCAGTCATCACGAACGCGCTCGCGACAAAGGGAGTACCCGCGTATATACGGCATGTTATTAACAATTATCTTTGTCACAGGTACGTCGAGTACGTAACGGAGGGCGGGGGAGTGAGCAGCCTGGAGGTGACAGCTGGAGTTCCGCAGGGATCTGTTTTAGGTCCCCTACTGTGGATCATGTCGTTCGACCAGGTCCTGCAGGTTGGAGCGGAGCCGGATACCGCGGTAGTATGTTACGCGGATGACACCCTGGTCCTGAGTGCCGCGGCGGATCCGGCTTCAGCGGTGGCGCTGGCCAACGTAATGGTGGCGAGGGTGTGCCGAAGCATAACGGGCCTTGGGCTGAGAATTTCTGCCGATAAGACGGAGGcggtcctcttcggccgcgcTGGAAAGGGGATGGTGGGACACACACCGGACGTGAGGGTGGGCTCGCAGAGGATCCCACTGGCGGGATCCATGAAGTACCTTGGGGTCTGGCTGGACTCCGGGCTTACGTTCCGGGTGCACTTCGCGGCGATGGAAGCAAAGGTCGGGGGCATCACGAGGGCCCTATCCCGACTAATGCCGAACCTGAGAGGGCCGTCGGAGGCGAAGCGGCGACTATATGCAGGGACCCTGTTCGCGGTCATCTTGTACGGGGCCCCGGTATGGGGGGACGTGGCGGAAGGATCCAGGCCCATCCAACGAGCCATGGGGAAACTCCAGCGGAAGATCTGCACGAGAGTGGTCGCGGCATACCGGACGGCGTCCATGGTATCCGTCACCCTGCTAGCCCGAACAACGCCGCTGCACTTGGTGGCTGGTGCCTACCGACGGGCATATGGCTGGATGCGGGAGGCGCGAGCGATTACGGGAGTCTACTCGGCTGAAGAAGCAAAGGCTGTAAGGGCGAGAGAGCTCCTCGTTGCCCGCGAATGTTGGAGGAGGTCCCTGGAGGGTCCCGACCTCCCCAGTGGGAGGTTGAGAGCGGCGATTGAAGGCAACTGGGATGAGTGGCACGGCAGGGGACACGGAGGGCTGACCTTCCGGCTGACCCAGGTGCTGACGGGCCACGGCTGTTTCGCCGACTTCCTGCACAGGATAGGAAGGGCGGAACGGCCGGACTGCCAGCACTGCGGGGGGGCCGCGGACACAGCGAGCCACACAGTGGAAACATGCCCAGCGTGGGCGGAGGATAGAGCGGCCCTGCGGGAGGCCATTGGGGGGGACCTGACCCTGCCTGGATTAGTACGAGCGATGTCGAGCTCGGGAGAGGGATGGGCGGCAGTGGCCCGCTTCGCGGAGCGGGTGATCGCCGCGAAAGAGATAGAGGAGAGAGCGCGGCAGCAGCAGGCCTCGCAGCGCGGGGGAAATGAGACCCGGTAG